One genomic region from Yarrowia lipolytica chromosome 1C, complete sequence encodes:
- a CDS encoding uncharacterized protein (Compare to YALI0C15829g, similar to uniprot|P46988 Saccharomyces cerevisiae YJL179w PFD1 Prefoldin subunit 1, similar to Saccharomyces cerevisiae PFD1 (YJL179W); ancestral locus Anc_1.159): MSEFQLVSTELSSKSAEQQSVKAQIESANRQLRLIDLSRQQLETEKSDVVWQGVGKMFVKKDKTSYLEELTKDKKKGEEALDTLKKKLTYVDVSVENARKRLEQLLKAAGQEQ, encoded by the exons ATGAGCGAA TTCCAACTCGTGTCGACCGAGCTATCTTCCAAGTCTGCCGAGCAGCAGTCCGTCAAGGCCCAGATCGAGTCTGCCAACCGACAATTGCGACTCATTGACCTTTCGcgccagcagctggagactGAGAAGTCCGACGTGGTGTGGCAAGGCGTCGGCAAGATgtttgtcaagaaggacaagaccaGCTacctggaggagctgaccaaggacaagaagaagggcgaggAGGCTCTCGACACTCTCAAAAAGAAGCTGACCTACGTGGATGTTTCTGTGGAGAACGCCCGAAAGCGTCTAGAGCAGCTACTCAAGGCTGCTGGTCAGGAACAATGA
- a CDS encoding uncharacterized protein (Compare to YALI0C15851g, similar to Saccharomyces cerevisiae ATG27 (YJL178C); ancestral locus Anc_1.160, some similarities with uniprot|Q8WZV1 Neurospora crassa B7N14.280 Conserved hypothetical protein), producing the protein MKSAIIGYMAVAVAAASCQFTVDSKNYDLSAISGPKSVEYTIETPPSKRKMEFVLDPCASLKQDKKKPADEQCPDNTIVCGLGYILLPKEKDFVLSEVMPFGNGPAPQYQPLKTGPEGTEGLSTSYGNPWGSEKLDIDVNYICSDKEEGPKLENVGLGLNNYYEINWKTPAACINDGSKPKQPVKEPGKTPNDGDDASNGNPSWGWFTWLFIIIVLGVAVYIIGNAWINYDRYGNAGVDLLPHADSLRDVPYLIRDLIAKVVGTFTGSSRTGYSAV; encoded by the coding sequence ATGAAAAGCGCTATAATTGGATACATGGCCGTGGCTGTGGCCGCAGCCTCCTGTCAGTTCACTGTCGACAGCAAAAACTACGATCTGTCCGCCATCTCCGGCCCCAAATCGGTCGAATACACCATAGAGACGCCTCCGTCGAAGCGCAAGATGGAGTTTGTGCTCGATCCGTGCGCGTCTCTCAAACAGGATAAGAAGAAACCTGCGGACGAGCAGTGTCCGGATAACACCATTGTGTGCGGGTTGGGCTACATCTTGCtgcccaaggagaaggattTCGTTCTGTCTGAGGTGATGCCGTTCGGCAACGGTCCTGCTCCTCAGTACCAGCCTTTGAAAACAGGCCCGGAGGGAACAGAGGGCCTTTCTACATCGTACGGAAACCCCTGGGGTAGTGAGAAACTGGATATCGACGTCAACTACATCTGTTCGGATAAGGAGGAGGGCCCCAAGCTCGAGAACGTGGGATTGGGTCTCAACAACTACTACGAAATCAACTGGAAGACTCCCGCAGCTTGCATCAACGACGGATCCAAGCCCAAGCAGCCCGTCAAGGAGCCCGGAAAGACCCCCAATGATGGGGACGACGCCAGCAACGGAAACCCATCGTGGGGATGGTTCACCTggctcttcatcatcattgTACTGGGAGTGGCGGTATACATCATTGGCAACGCCTGGATCAACTATGATCGATACGGCAACGCTGGTGTCGACCTTCTTCCCCATGCCGATTCCCTAAGAGATGTCCCCTACCTGATCCGAGATCTGATTGCCAAGGTGGTGGGTACTTTTACCGGCAGCAGTCGAACTGGTTACTCGGCCGTTTAA
- a CDS encoding rRNA methyltransferase NOP1 (Compare to YALI0C15873g, similar to Saccharomyces cerevisiae NOP1 (YDL014W); ancestral locus Anc_3.185, highly similar to uniprot|P15646 Saccharomyces cerevisiae YDL014w NOP1 fibrillarin) produces the protein MGFTPRGGRGGGRGGFGGGDRGGRGGRGGFGGRGGGRGGFGGDRGGRGGARGGRGGARGGARGGARGGRGGARGGAKGGAKVIVEPHRHGGVFIARGKEDLLVTKNLTPGESVYGEKRVSVDVPATTPDGEATKVEYRVWNPFRSKLAAGILGGLDELFIGPGSKVLYLGAASGTSVSHVADVVGPTGTVYAVEFSHRSGRDLIGMAKKRPNVIPIIEDARHPQKYRMLVGMVDAVFADVAQPDQARIIALNAHLFLKDQGGVIISIKANCIDSTVEAETVFAREVQKLREERIKPLEQLTLEPYERDHCIVIGKYIRANK, from the coding sequence ATGGGCTTTACTCCTAgaggtggacgaggcggaggccgaggaggattCGGCGGCGGAGACCGTGGTGGacgaggtggccgaggagggtTTGGCggacgaggtggtggacgaggtggaTTCGGCggagaccgaggaggacgaggaggcgCTCGGGGCGGCCGAGGTGGTGCCCGAGGTGGTGCCCGAGGCGGTGCCCGTGGTGGTCGAGGTGGTGCTCGAGGTGGTGCCAAGGGCGGAGCCAAGGTCATTGTCGAGCCCCATCGACACGGCGGTGTCTTCATTGCCCGAGGTAAGGAGGATCTCCTTGTCACCAAGAACCTGACCCCCGGTGAGTCTGTCTACGGCGAGAAGCGAGTTTCGGTCGATGTTCCTGCCACCACCCCCGATGgcgaggccaccaaggtcgAGTACCGAGTGTGGAACCCCTTCCGATCCAAGCTGGCTGCAGGTATTCTCGGTGGTCTCGATGAGCTCTTCATCGGCCCCGGATCCAAGGTCCTTTACCTTGGTGCTGCTTCCGGAACCTCCGTTTCCCATGTTGCCGATGTCGTGGGCCCCACCGGTACCGTCTACGCCGTTGAGTTCTCCCACAGATCCGGCCGAGACCTGATAGGcatggccaagaagcgacCTAACGTCATCCCCATCATTGAGGATGCTCGACACCCCCAGAAGTACCGAATGCTTGTCGGTATGGTCGATGCTGTCTTCGCCGATGTTGCCCAGCCTGATCAGGCCCGAATTATCGCCCTGAACGCACACCTGTTCCTCAAGGACCAGGGAGGagtcatcatctccatcaagGCCAACTGTATCGACTCCACTGTCGAGGCCGAGACCGTGTTTGCCCGAGAGGTTCAGAAGCTGCGAGAGGAGCGAATCAAGCCTCTGGAACAGCTGACCCTGGAGCCTTACGAGCGAGACCATTGCATTGTTATTGGCAAGTACATTCGAGCTAACAAATAA